Proteins found in one Sorghum bicolor cultivar BTx623 chromosome 1, Sorghum_bicolor_NCBIv3, whole genome shotgun sequence genomic segment:
- the LOC8077101 gene encoding protein WEAK CHLOROPLAST MOVEMENT UNDER BLUE LIGHT 1, with product MELLDSNGHGETRAHNAENIAPVSVKSPDTSLEIQEKFPHDLTEHQEELGSPVGRAGSLSPEILSHIEPARASDDSSKDEGDHAAPTNKDEVKSISENGFTGVCITPTAEIKSEEDNMHHENIAATPKKKVESPKGSEGSHTGLVDTSAPFESVKEAVTKFGGIVDWKAYRAQSLERRRVMQLELEKVQQEIPQCKEDWETAEVAKSHVIEELERTNRLVDELKHTLERAQLEVDQAKQDSELALLRAQEMEQGIDDEASVIAQTQLAVAKERHEKAVEELKLLKQELRSTQEQYAVLATERDVAIKRAKEVVCAAKDTEKQVEELTLELIASKESLELAHTSHHEAEEHRLGAALAKEQDFLAWEKELQEAQEELNQLNEQIASKTNMESEADENERKLLSLKSALAAYVENKLNEEAGMVQEQGSDEAKEISRSIKEALASKRKELAEFKGKLENARNEANLVRVIAESLCSELDREKALLATLQQSEGMASITVSSLEAELNRTKQEIEMVHKKEAETREKMAELPRMLQQAAQEAEDAKVAAHSAQEELRKAKEEAEQTNASVTTADTRLHAVLKEIEASKESERLAIVAAQAMQESKETGSIGASPRGVTLPISEYHALSKRVHEAEEHANERVAAALAQIEVAKESESRNLERLQEAFRDMDEKKSDLQIALERAERANEGKLGAEQELRRWRAEHVQRRKAHEAAAQHGVSPVRTPPRMSVQQKGSYQEENELLTDPKLQNSTGSKDQFVSDEKMRKKKSFLPQMSTLLSRKAQTQT from the exons ATGGAACTTCTTGATAGTAATGGTCACGGGGAAACAAGAGCACATAATGCTGAAAATATTGCACCAGTTTCTGTTAAGAGCCCAGATACATCATTGGAAATCCAAGAAAAGTTCCCTCACGATTTGACAGAGCACCAGGAAGAACTGGGTTCCCCTGTAGGCCGTGCTGGGAGTTTGTCACCAGAAATTCTCTCCCACATAGAACCAGCTCGGGCATCTGATGATTCATCAAAAGATGAGGGAGATCATGCTGCTCCAACAAATAAGGATGAAGTGAAAAGCATATCTGAAAATGGTTTTACTGGTGTATGTATTACACCAACAGCTGAAATTAAATCTGAAGAAGACAATATGCATCATGAGAACATTGCTGCCACCCCCAAAAAGAAAGTAGAATCACCAAAGGGATCTGAAGGCTCACACACAGGTCTTGTTGACACTAGTGCACCATTTGAGTCTGTTAAAGAGGCTGTCACCAAGTTTGGAGGAATTGTTGATTGGAAGGCCTACAGGGCTCAATCATTAGAG AGACGCAGGGTGATGCAACTTGAACTTGAAAAGGTACAGCAGGAGATTCCACAATGCAAAGAAGACTGGGAAACTGCTGAGGTGGCCAAGTCACACGTCATTGAGGAGCTAGAGAGAACTAATAGACTTGTCGACGAGCTGAAGCATACATTGGAGAGGGCACAGCTTGAAGTGGACCAAGCAAAGCAAGATTCTGAGCTTGCCCTACTTAGGGCACAAGAGATGGAGCAAGGgattgatgatgaagctagtgtAATAGCCCAAACACAGCTGGCAGTTGCCAAAGAAAGACATGAAAAAGCTGTTGAGGAACTGAAATTGCTGAAACAGGAGTTAAGATCAACACAGGAACAGTATGCTGTATTAGCCACTGAAAGGGATGTAGCCATTAAAAGAGCCAAGGAAGTTGTTTGTGCTGCAAAGGATACTGAGAAACAAGTAGAGGAACTCACTTTAGAACTTATTGCGTCCAAAGAGTCTCTTGAGTTAGCCCACACTTCACACCATGAAGCTGAAGAGCACAGACTTGGGGCAGCTTTGGCGAAAGAGCAGGACTTCCTGGCTTGGGAGAAAGAGCTACAAGAGgcacaagaggagctaaaccaGCTCAACGAACAAATTGCATCCAAAACGAACATGGAGTCCGAAGCTGATGAAAACGAGCGCAAACTACTTAGCCTGAAAAGTGCGCTAGCTGCCTATGTGGAAAACAAATTGAATGAAGAGGCTGGAATGGTTCAGGAGCAAGGTTCTGACGAAGCAAAAGAAATTAGTAGGTCAATCAAGGAAGCTCTAGCTTCAAAAAGGAAGGAGCTTGCTGAATTTAAAGGGAAATTAGAAAACGCAAGAAATGAAGCCAATTTAGTAAGAGTTATTGCAGAATCACTCTGTTCAGAGCTTGATAGGGAGAAAGCGTTACTTGCTACATTGCAGCAGAGCGAGGGTATGGCATCCATCACAGTTTCTTCTCTAGAAGCTGAGCTCAATAGGACAAAGCAAGAGATAGAAATGGTACATAAGAAAGAAGCAGAAACTAGGGAAAAAATGGCAGAGCTTCCAAGGATGTTGCAGCAAGCAGCCCAGGAGGCAGAAGATGCCAAGGTGGCAGCTCATTCGGCACAAGAAGAACTGAGAAAGGCCAAGGAAGAAGCTGAGCAAACCAACGCTTCCGTGACAACTGCAGATACCAGGTTGCATGCAGTTTTGAAAGAAATCGAGGCGTCTAAAGAATCTGAAAGGCTAGCCATAGTGGCAGCTCAAGCAATGCAAGAGAGCAAGGAGACAGGAAGCATCGGCGCTTCTCCTCGAGGAGTAACGCTCCCTATAAGTGAGTATCATGCTCTTAGCAAGAGGGTTCATGAAGCTGAAGAACATGCAAATGAGAGGGTGGCAGCGGCGTTGGCACAAATAGAGGTGGCAAAAGAGTCTGAATCAAGGAACCTAGAGAGGTTGCAAGAAGCATTCAGGGACATGGACGAAAAGAAGAGTGATCTTCAAATCGCACTGGAGAGGGCTGAGAGGGCAAATGAGGGGAAGCTTGGTGCTGAGCAGGAGCTGAGAAGATGGAGAGCTGAACATGTGCAGCGCCGGAAAGCCCATGAGGCTGCTGCACAACATGGGGTTAGTCCtgtgagaactccaccgagaatGTCTGTCCAGCAGAAGGGCTCTTATCAGGAAGAAAATGAACTTCTAACAGATCCGAAGTTGCAGAACTCAACTGGTAGTAAGGATCAATTTGTTTCGGACGAGAAAATGCGAAAAAAGAAGTCGTTCTTGCCCCAGATGTCCACACTTTTGTCTAGAAAGGCACAGACACAAACATAA